The sequence CCGATCTCGCTCCGCAGGATCTCCACTGCCGTGTTGGACTGAGCGAGCACGCCGATCGGACCCCTCGCGATGAAGTGGAGGTCGGCGAGCGTCGACACCCCGTCCGCGGCGCCGCTGTCCTCGGGCCCCGCTGGCTCGACGATCACCAGGGGGCCGTCGACCGTCACGCGATTGAACAGGGTCCACGGGCGCAGGGAATCGCGCACCCATTTGAGGCAGTGGAAGCCCCCGAGAAGATCCACGCCGGAGGGCACCCTGAACTGACTCGGGATGAATCCCTCGTTGCAGAGGAACACGCGCCCTCGTCCGGTGCGCGCGAGCTCGATGGCGCGCTCGACGGTGTACACCGGCTTCGCCTTCGTGCCGGGATTCCTGTCGTCGCCGCCACCGACGTTTCCGGCGAGGAACACGCCGCATCCGTCGTCGAGGATATCCGCTGCGACATGCTCGATGCACACCGACTCCGGGGGCGGATCGTCCTCGCACGAGGTGCCTTCACAAGGCGTCACGCCAGGGTCGTTCACGCCGGAAGCGGTTCCGCAGCCGGTCGCCCACGGCGACAGCAGAAGGATAAAGGTAGCAGCGGTGCTCTTTCTCATGAACGTCTCCTGACGTGCGCTGCCAGCACAGTGCGGTTCATTGAGGCGGTTCCGGATCTTGCTCATCGAACCTGTACCAGAACCACGCAGTCCCATCGTTCCCCGTGCCGTACGTGTTTGCCGCGGATGCATTGCCGCCGGACCCCCCCTTGCCGGCTTGTCCGGGCGAGACCTTCGCCGTCTCCAAGATGGCCACGGAGGCGCCCACGGAGCCGATGCCGAACGAGTGGCCACCGTGACCGCCGCCGGCGTCGCCCCCGCGGCCGCCGTCGCCGCCAAGGCCGCCGTCGCACCCTGGCGACGTGTCGGTCAAAAAACCGCGTCCACCTTGGCCGCCGTTGACGCCAAAGCCTCCCCACTGGCCCGTTCCGCCGACCCCGCCGTTGCCGCCCTTGGCGCCGAGGACCGTGCTGGCATCGACCGTGAGGTCGCTCCCCTGCAAGGCCACGATGGCGATGCTCGCGCCGCCGTAGTCGCCTCCCTTGCCCCCCTTGCCCCCGCACCCGCCGCTGCCGCCCGATCCGCCGGCCGCCCCGCCCTGGGGCCGATCCGCCGGACACGCGTTCGTGGGGACGTTCATGGGGTCGCGCCCTTTTCCACCGCCACCTCCGCCGCCGCCCTGGCCGACGCCGCCCTTCTCCCCGTCTTTACCGCGGACGCCGACCCATCCGTAGATGTCCAGGAGGCCAGCACCCGCCGCTCCGGCGCCGCGCTCCGCATCGGCGCCATTGGCTCCCTTCTGCCCATCGGTGCACGCCATGCCGGACGCGCCGCTGCCAGCCAGGCCGCGCTCCTCCGGAGTCCCGACCGCCTCCGGCAGTCCTGGCGTCCCGTCGCTACCTGTCTCGAGGCTTCCACGAGCCCCCTCGCCACCCGTCGACTCGATCCCGTCGTCGCACACGGTCACGACCGGAAGGGCGCCCAGCGCGGCGTCCGCGGTGCAGGCGTCCGCGCCGTTGTTCCCGACCACGCCGGCCTTCGCGCGGACGCTCGGCGCGTCCTCGCCGGGGTCTCCATCCTTGCCATCGCCCGCGAGGATCACGCTCGACCGCACGATCGCCCTGGCCCCCTGCTCCAGGATCATCGCGATCGACGACTTGTGGTCGCTTGCGGAGGCGTCGGCCGCCTCGACGCGCACGCCGAAGATCACCGACGTCGCGTCGTCCCCCGTGATGACCCGCACCGGGATCCCCACCGGCGGAGCGATGACGGTCAACGCGCTCTGCTCGTCGAGCGGCCCTCCGTAGGACCAGTCACCGCCGGCACACAGACGGCCGCCCCAGAGGTCGACACCCTGGGGGAGCGAGATGGCCTCCTCGAACGACCCGCCGCACGCGTACACGCGCCGTGTCGCTGCCTCGCCGTGGCCTCTCCCGTGAGCGGCGAGCCCGATCGCGTGTTGCAACGTCCTCACCGGCGCGCCCTTCGTGCCGGGGCTCGTGTCGTCACCCCGCTCGCTGACGAACACGCCGCACTCGTCGAGCGCTGGCGCCGTGCCCGGCTCTCCGTCGCAAAGACCGGGCGGCGGCTCCGGATCGGGGGTACACGCCGCTACCTCGCTGCAAAGATCGGTGTAAGCGCACCCCGTCAGCGTGCCCGCGCCGCACGCGAAGAGCGCGACGGCGACGGCGGATGCCGCCTCGCGCCGGCCCTTCTTCGAGCGCATGTCCTCTATCCCCGATGTCCTCACCACAGCCCCTCGATGCTCACGCCGGCCTCTCGCCCGGTCGCCACGGGCGCGACGTGAAGCCGACCCTGCGCCCGCGTGGGTCCCAGGAAGGACAAGTCGGTGAAGAACGACGCAGCGGTCAGCGCCCCGATCACACCACCCGCGATGACCAGGCCAGTCCCCACGCCGGCCGACAGGTTGCGCGCGTCTCGCAGCCGGACAAGGTCAGCGCAAGGGGAGTTCTGCGGCGCTTGCCAGCACATGGACGAGCTCGGCGTCGAACCACGCGTCAGCCCGTCGCGCCGCTCGCTCAGGTCGCCGTCCAGCTTGCTGGCCCTGATCATGAAGATGCCGCCCCCGAGCACGGCGCCCGTCGTGACGGCGATGCCCGTGATACGCAGCGTCCCTGGCCAGGAAGCCCACGGGCTGGGGGCCTGCGCGCGCGGAGCGGACGAAGCGCGCACGGGGGTCGGCGTCGTCGGCGCGGCCTCCTTGGCGCTGCTCGCCGCCTTGGCGCTGCTCGCCGCCGCACACGGCAACGGCATCGTGAACTCGTGCTCGGCGCCCTCCACGGCGCGCAACGTATGCAGCGCGTCCTGACAGCCGGGTGCACGGGCCCGCACCATGTGTTGGCCCGGCTCCAAGAACAGCGTGTAAGTCCGCGCGGTCCGGCCGATGCTCTTGCCGTCGATGAGCACCTCGGCGTCGGGAGGGTCGACCGCGAGGATGAGCGTCGCGACGTGCTTCGCTGCCTCGCGCAGTCCTGCCTCGAATCGCCGCCGGAGCGCTTCCGGCAGCGCCTCGCGCTGTTCCAGGCTCTTGGCAAGGTGCTCGGCCGCGTCGCGATACTCGTGAAGCGCGACCTCGCAAAGGCCGAGCTCGCCGGCGAGCTCGGCGCGCTCTCGCTCGGTGCTGGTCGCCGGGTCTGCGGCGTCGAAGGCCGCGC is a genomic window of Sorangium aterium containing:
- a CDS encoding PEGA domain-containing protein; amino-acid sequence: MRCIAHSLSIFLALGAATGVTSSARANGIQPETKPSGSAAVKDHVRRGRRARDAGRWTEAHAAYSAAFDAADPATSTERERAELAGELGLCEVALHEYRDAAEHLAKSLEQREALPEALRRRFEAGLREAAKHVATLILAVDPPDAEVLIDGKSIGRTARTYTLFLEPGQHMVRARAPGCQDALHTLRAVEGAEHEFTMPLPCAAASSAKAASSAKEAAPTTPTPVRASSAPRAQAPSPWASWPGTLRITGIAVTTGAVLGGGIFMIRASKLDGDLSERRDGLTRGSTPSSSMCWQAPQNSPCADLVRLRDARNLSAGVGTGLVIAGGVIGALTAASFFTDLSFLGPTRAQGRLHVAPVATGREAGVSIEGLW